Within the Nocardioides humi genome, the region CCCGGCGATCGTCGTCGACTTCGGCGGCACCGCCACGACGTACGACGTGGTCGACGAGCAGGGCCGGTACGTCGGCGGCGCGATCACGCCCGGGATCGAGATCTCCCTCGAGGCGCTGAGCCGCGGCGGCGCCCAGCTGCGGATGGTCGAGCTGGTCCGCCCGCGCGGCGTGATCGGCAAGAACACCGTCGAGGCGCTGCAGTCCGGCATGGTGTTCGGCGTCGCGAGCCAGGTCGAGGGCATGGTCGAGCGACTCACCACCGCGCTCGACTGCTCGCCCGCCGACGTCTCGGTCATCGCCACCGGGTACCTCGCGCCGCTGGTCGTCGAGGAGTGCCGCTGCTTCACCCACCGCGCGCCCTGGCTCACCCTGCGCGGGCTGGAGCGGGTGTTCCTCCGCAACACCTGAGCCCGGGTGAGAGCATGGCGACGTGGTGGGTGCGACCGGGCGGGCAGATGCCGACCTGCCGGCGAGCATCGCCGCGGCGCTGGGCGAGCTGAGGGCGCGGGCCGGCTCGCCGTCGTACCAGCAGATCGCGCTGCGGATCTCCGCGGCCCGGCAGCGGCGGGGACTGGCGCCCGGCGAGACGGCGGTGTCGCGCAGCACCGTCTACGACTGCTTCCGCCCGGGCCGGTCGCGGCTGAACGCTCCGCTGGTGCTGGAGATCGCCGCCGCCCTGGACGCGGACGAGGGCACCCTCGGCCGGTGGCGCGAGGCACTGGTGGAGCGGCAGCGGGCCGGGACCAGCCTGGTGGTCCGGGTGGACGAGGGACTGCCCGATCCGCCGCTGCTGATCGGTCGCGACGACCTCGTGGACCAGCTCGCGGGCGGAACGGGGAACGTGGTGGTCAGCGGGATGCCCGGGGTGGGCAAGACCGCGCTGGCGCTGGCGGTCGCCGTGCGGATCGCTCCGCGCTTCGACCGAGTGCTGCGCGTCAACCTCGACGGCTTCACCGAGGGCCGGATCCCGCCCGAGACGGCGACCGTGCTCGACGGCCTGCTCCGGTGCCTGCTGGGCGGACCGGCCGCGGTCGGCGACCCGCTCCAGCACTACCGGGACCTGCTGTCCGCGCGACGGGTGCTCCTGGTCCTCGACAACGCCGCAGGCCCGGAGCAGGTCGCCGAGCTGCTGCCGCCGGGGGACGCGAGCGTCGCGCTGGTCACCAGCCGGGTCGAGTTCCCGGAGGCGGAGGGGCTGACTCGGGCCCGGCTCCCCGCGCTCCCCGCCGAGGCGGCGGCCCTGCTGCTGGCCACCGTGTCGGGCCGGCCGTCCGGGGTGGACGACGCCGACCTCCACGCCCTGGCGGCGACCACGGGAGGCCTTCCCCTCGCCCTGACCCTCCTCGGCCGCCGGGTCCGTGAGCACCCGGACTGGCCACTGGCCGACCACCGCGACGCCCACGAGCAGCGGCTGCGGCTGCTCGCCCTCGACGACGGGCTGCACGGGTCGCTGGCGCAGTCCTACGCGGCCCTGGACCCCGACGCCGCCGCCGCGCTCCGGCTGCTGGCGCTGGCTCCGGGCACCGATCTCGGGGATGACGCGGCGCGCGAGCTGCTGGGAGCCGGGACCGGCGACGGCGCGGCGAGCCGGACGGCGCTCGAGGGGCTGGCGACCGCCAGCCTCGTCTCGTCGGTCCGGCCGGGTCGGTGGGAGCTGCACGACCTGGTCCGCCGGTTCGCCCGCCGGATGTCGCTGGACGTCGATCCGCCCAGCACCCTCGCCGAGGCCGGTCGGCGGCTCCTCGAGCACTACCTCGCGGAGGCGACCCGGGCGGTGGCGGTGATCTACCCGCGCTCGATCGCCGACTGGTACTGGCCCCACGACACCGCCGCCACGACCGACGAGGTCGGCGCGCTGGACTGGCTGGGGGAGGAGCAGGCCAACCTGGTGCACGCCGTCACCTGGGCCGCCGAGGCGGGCTGGGACGAGCTCACGGTGCGGCTGGCGACCGTGCTCTGGGCCTATCTGGCCGACCGCAGCGAGGCCGCGACCAACCTGGTGCTCCAGCGCCACGCCCTCGCGGCGGCGGAGCGCGCGGGAGACGCCCTCGGGGTCTCGGTGTGCCGCCGCAACCTCGGGCAGACCCTGGGCAGGCTGGGTCGTCCGGACGAGGCCGGGCCGATGCTCGAGGAGGCCCTCGCCGCGAGCGAGGCGCTGGGCGACCGGCTCGGTGTCGTCCAGGCCCGCAACGCGCTGGCCAATGTCGTGCACATGCGCGGTGACAACGACGAGGCCGTCCGGCTGCTCGCGGCCAATGTCGAGGACCGTCGGGCCGCGGCCGACGTCCACCTCACCAACGCGCTGCTCAACCTCGGCGTCGTCCTCACCCGCATGGACCGGAGCGAGGAGGCACTGGCCCGACTCCAGGAGGCCGGCGCGCTGGCCGAGACGCAGGCCTGGGTCGCCGGGGAGCAGCTCGCCGCCAACAACGTCACCACCCTGCTCCAGGAGGCGGGCCGGATCCGGGAGGCGGAGGTGGCCGCCACCCGCGCGCTCCGGCTCGCGCGGCGGCTGCGGCGTCCTCGGGGCATCGCGTACGCCACCTCCACCCTCGCCTCGGTCCGCTACGACCTCGGCGACCTGGACGAGGCGATGCGCGTCAACGACGAGGCGCTCCGGCTGGCCCGCGAGGTCGGCGTCCGGGAGCTGGAGGCGATGACGCTGAGCAACGCCGGCGACTACCTCCGCGCCACCCGTCCCGACCTGGCCCGAGAGCACTACCTCGCCGCTCGCGTCGTGGCCGAGCAGATCGGCAACGTCTTCGAGCGCGACCGGGCCGCCGAGGCGCTGCACGAGCTCGACGGACACGACGGCCCGACCGGCTGACCGGCCGGCCGGTATCGGGATTGCTGTTCGGGTTTGTCCGAGCGGGCTGACCGCGCCGGTCGCGCGGCGGCAGCATCGGGTCCGTCGCCACGACCGCCCTTCTCAGGAGGCCCTCGAATGACCAGCCCGACCTCGACCGCCGGCCGCGTCGGCGTCCTCGCCGCCGGTGCCTCCGCGGCCCTGGCGATGACCCTGAGCGCCGTCGTCACGCCGGTCCCGGCGCAGGCGGTCGTCCCCGCGGCCGCGGAGGTGCCGGCCCGCGCCGCCGCGGGCTGGCGGCTCGTGGGCGCCTGGGACGTCGCGGCCTGGTCCCCCCGGCTGGCCGTCTCGCCGACGGGCGACGTGTGGGTCTCCCAGCCCTACCCCGGCCGGCTGGTGCGCTACTCCGCCGCCGGTGCCCAGCTCGCGAGCTTCCCGGCGCCGAGCGGGGTGGCGCCCGCGATGGACGTCGACGCGGCCGGCAACGTCCACCTCGTCGGCTGGAACGACGAGGCGACCGATGCGGTCCAGGTGCTGTCGCCGGGCGGCGCCGTGGTGCGCTCCTATGCACCCTTCGGGCCCGCGGGAGGTCCCCACGGCGACGTGGACCTCGACCCGACCGACATCGGGCTGGACCCGGCCGGCAACGCGTTCCTCGTCGAGTCCGACCTCCGAGCCGGCTGGCACGACGAGTTCCTCGCCAAGTACGACGCGACCGGGCACCGGCTCTGGAAGAGGGGCTCGACGACCGCCGGCGGGATCATGGCCGAGCAGACGGAGGTGGTCGCGGGCGCGGGCGGCACCTCCTATGTCGCCAGCCCGGCCGCCGACCGGATCGTCGTGCACGACGCCTCCGGGAATGTCGCGGGCGGGTTCGGCCAGCTCGGCGGCGAGCCGGGCCGGTTCAGCACGCCGGTCGGGCTGGCGTTCTCGCCGTCGGGCACGATCGCGGTGGTCGACGGCACCGACCGGGTCCAGGAGTTCGCCGCCGACGGGACCTACCTCGCCACCCTCGTGACGCCGCACGGCGACAACGACGACGTGGACTTCTCCGCCGACGGCTCCACGATGTACGTCCTCGGCGACGGCCAGGTGCTGCGCTACCAGCGCACTGGCGGAGCAGGCGTCGTGGGCAAGAAGGTGAAGGCGGCCGGGAAGAAGGCCACGTTGAAGCTGACCTGCCCGGCCACCGCGGTCTCGGGCTGCGTGGGCAAGGCGCGGCTGCAGCAGAAGGTGCGCAAGGGCCGCAAGAAGGTCGAGGTGACGGTGGCCCGGGGGGCGTACGCGCTGCCGGCCGGCGCCTCCGCGAAGGTCAAGGTGCGCCTCACCAAGGCGGGCCGGGCCGCGCTGCGAGGAAGGCGCGTGGTGAAGGTGACCATCACGCTGAGCCCGCAGGTGGGCGGCCAGCCGGTCACCGTCAAGGGCAAGCTGGTCCGACGCAAGCGCTGAGCCGGCGCCCGGCGCGGGCCCGCCGCCTCAGCCGGGGCGGACGCCGAGCCAGGTGAGCACCGCGACCACCCGCCGGTTCTCGGTCGAGTCGCTCAGGCCGAGCTTGTCGATGATGCTCGTGACATGGGACTCCACGGTGCGGTCGGTCAGGAACAGCCGTGCCGCGATGCCGGCGTTGGTGCGCCCCTCGGCGACCAGCGCGAGCACCTCCCGCTCCCGTGGCGTGAGCCGCGCGAGCGGCCCGTCCCGGCTCGCGCCCAGCAATGAGGAGACGACCTCGGGATCGAGCGCGGAGCCGCCGCCGGCCACACGCCGCAGGGCGTCGAGGAAGTCGTCGACGTCGAGGACCCGGTCCTTGAGCAGATAGCCGAACCGCCCGGAGCCGGCGAGCTCCACGGAGTGCTTGGACTCCACGTGCTGGGAGAGCAGGACGATGGCGAGGGAGGGGTGGCTCGCCCGCAGCGCCTTGGCGGCCCGCGCGCCGTCGTCGGTGCCGTCGGGAGGCATCCGTACGTCGACCACGACCAGGTCGGGGGTGGTCTCGGTGACGACATCCACGAGCGCGACCGCGTCGGCGGCCTTGCCGACGATCTCGTGCCCGGCGTCCTCCAGCAGCCGGGCCAGGCCCTCGCGGAAGAGGGCGGAGTCCTCGCCGATCACGATGCGCACGGCAGGATCACCTCCACCGTGGTGCCCCGGCCGGCCGGGCTGCGCACGGACAGCCGGCCGCCGAGGGCGGCCACCCGGTCGGCCATCGCCGAGCTCGGCGCGATGACGGCGCCCCCGCGGCCGTCGTCGGTGACGTGCACCGTCACCGCGCCGCCGTCCCGGGCCACCCGGAGCACGATCCGGGTCGCGTCGGCGTGCTTGACCGCGTTCGTGACCGCCTCGGCGATGACGAAGTACGCCGTCGTGGCCACGTCGTCGGGCAGCAGCACGTCCTCGACGGCCAGGTCGATCGGCATCGGCAGGCTGCGGACCAGCCGGGAGATGGCGGCGGGGAGCCCGTCGTCGAGCGCGCTCGGACGCAGCCCGTGGGCGATCTGGCGCAGCTCGGCGACCGCCGTCCCGATCTCCGCGACGGCCTCGTCGAACAGCCCCGGTACGTCGACCGTGCCGTCGGCGAGGTGACGCTGCGCGAGCCGCATCGACATGCCCAGCGCGACGAGGCGCTGCTGGGCGCCGTCGTGGAGGTCGCGCTCGAGGCGCCGCCGCTCGTCGTACCCGATCTGGACCAGGCGGGCCCGGCTCGCCTCGACCTCGCGCAGCGCACGGCCCAGCTCCTCCCGCACGCGCACCACCTCGACCATGGTCGTGGCCCGGGCGGCGACATCGCGCAGCACCTCGACCGACGGGCCGCCCGGTCCGGGGACGAGGCGGCCGATCACCGCGCCGCCCAGCTCGACGGGGACGCCGTCGCCCGGCCCGTCGCGGTCGTCGAGCACCACCCGCAGCGCCGGGTCTCGTAGGGCGGTCCGCAGCCGCTCCTCGAGCTGCTCGGGACGCGCGAGGCCGGCCGCGACGTCGCGGTGCAGCTGGTCGACGGCGGCGTTCCCCGCGCGACGCCGGGGGTAGAGCCGGCGGTCGACCTGGCGCTGCAGCCACGCCCGCAGCGGGGCGAAGGCGAGCACGGCGAGCACCGTGACGGTCACGGCGACCGGGACGGAGCCCCTGCCGGCGGTGGCCCCGGCCAGCCCGGTGGCGGTGGCGTAGAAGGCGAGGAGGACGGCGGTGGCGAGGGTCCAGGTGACCACCGCGACGAGCGCCCGGTCGACGCCGTACAGGTCGTGGCGCAGCATCGCGATCCCGACGCCGACCGGGATGCCGAGGATGCCCGCCGCGAGCACTGCCAGGCTGCCCCACCGGGGCTCGCCCCAGATCGCGATCTCCCCCAGGCAGACGACGGGGTAGAGCGCGACCCCGAACCCGCCCAGCGCGAGCCACTTGACCTGCAGGCGCTGCACCGCCCCGGCCCTCCGGTAGCGCACGACCAGCGAGACCGCGCTCGCCAGGACCAGGACGACGAGGACGAGCACGAACGGGGGAGAGTCGCTGCCGGACGGCCCGGCGAGGAGGCCGGGCGGCTCGTTGCGGGGCAGGAAGTCCAGCGGCGGGCGGAACGGCTCGCCCGCGAGCGCGGCCCACGCCATCGCCAGGAGGGCGACGGCCACGAGGGCCGGCGGCAGCCACCGCCACCGGCGGCCGGGGAGCCGGCCGTCGGGGAAGTACAGCAGCAGGAGGCCGACCGCCGCCATGCAGGCCAGTGCGCTCTGGTCCCACGCGGCCTCCAGCCAGACGAAGGACCCCGCCCGCTCGTGGTCGGTCGCGAGCCACGAGCGGACGTTCTCCTTCGCGCACACGTGCGCTGCCGTCGCGCCGACCAGGGCGAGCAGCACGGCGACCCGACCGCTGCCCGGGTCTCCTGAGCCGTCGGGACGCCGGGCGATCATCACCGACAGCCCGGCGGTCAGGGGTGCGGCGACGAGGCCGACGGCCACCATCAGGGCCGCGGACCTGCCGGGCGCGAGCAGGGCGAAGACGACCGCCGTCGCCAGGCACAGGGCGGCCACCACGGCCAAGGCCCAGGTGGCCCGTCGCTGCCCCGTCATGGGCTCATTGTGGGCGCTCTCGGAGGGGTGCGCCTCCGTGCTGCCCACGACCCCGGATCGGGTGGTCGCCGCGATGTGCCGGGCCGGCGGGATTCCTAGCGTCGTGGGCGTCCACCTCGTCCCCGAACGCCCTGGAGGCA harbors:
- a CDS encoding type III pantothenate kinase → MPLLAADIGNAHTVLGLVADGAVHADWRVSTAEHRTADEWAVLLRGLLGSREQEVTGIAVCATVPAVLNVWREMLPAHFPDIPCVIVEPGIRTGVPILVDNPREVGTDRIVNALAAAADFECPAIVVDFGGTATTYDVVDEQGRYVGGAITPGIEISLEALSRGGAQLRMVELVRPRGVIGKNTVEALQSGMVFGVASQVEGMVERLTTALDCSPADVSVIATGYLAPLVVEECRCFTHRAPWLTLRGLERVFLRNT
- a CDS encoding tetratricopeptide repeat protein — protein: MVGATGRADADLPASIAAALGELRARAGSPSYQQIALRISAARQRRGLAPGETAVSRSTVYDCFRPGRSRLNAPLVLEIAAALDADEGTLGRWREALVERQRAGTSLVVRVDEGLPDPPLLIGRDDLVDQLAGGTGNVVVSGMPGVGKTALALAVAVRIAPRFDRVLRVNLDGFTEGRIPPETATVLDGLLRCLLGGPAAVGDPLQHYRDLLSARRVLLVLDNAAGPEQVAELLPPGDASVALVTSRVEFPEAEGLTRARLPALPAEAAALLLATVSGRPSGVDDADLHALAATTGGLPLALTLLGRRVREHPDWPLADHRDAHEQRLRLLALDDGLHGSLAQSYAALDPDAAAALRLLALAPGTDLGDDAARELLGAGTGDGAASRTALEGLATASLVSSVRPGRWELHDLVRRFARRMSLDVDPPSTLAEAGRRLLEHYLAEATRAVAVIYPRSIADWYWPHDTAATTDEVGALDWLGEEQANLVHAVTWAAEAGWDELTVRLATVLWAYLADRSEAATNLVLQRHALAAAERAGDALGVSVCRRNLGQTLGRLGRPDEAGPMLEEALAASEALGDRLGVVQARNALANVVHMRGDNDEAVRLLAANVEDRRAAADVHLTNALLNLGVVLTRMDRSEEALARLQEAGALAETQAWVAGEQLAANNVTTLLQEAGRIREAEVAATRALRLARRLRRPRGIAYATSTLASVRYDLGDLDEAMRVNDEALRLAREVGVRELEAMTLSNAGDYLRATRPDLAREHYLAARVVAEQIGNVFERDRAAEALHELDGHDGPTG
- a CDS encoding response regulator is translated as MRIVIGEDSALFREGLARLLEDAGHEIVGKAADAVALVDVVTETTPDLVVVDVRMPPDGTDDGARAAKALRASHPSLAIVLLSQHVESKHSVELAGSGRFGYLLKDRVLDVDDFLDALRRVAGGGSALDPEVVSSLLGASRDGPLARLTPREREVLALVAEGRTNAGIAARLFLTDRTVESHVTSIIDKLGLSDSTENRRVVAVLTWLGVRPG
- a CDS encoding sensor histidine kinase, encoding MTGQRRATWALAVVAALCLATAVVFALLAPGRSAALMVAVGLVAAPLTAGLSVMIARRPDGSGDPGSGRVAVLLALVGATAAHVCAKENVRSWLATDHERAGSFVWLEAAWDQSALACMAAVGLLLLYFPDGRLPGRRWRWLPPALVAVALLAMAWAALAGEPFRPPLDFLPRNEPPGLLAGPSGSDSPPFVLVLVVLVLASAVSLVVRYRRAGAVQRLQVKWLALGGFGVALYPVVCLGEIAIWGEPRWGSLAVLAAGILGIPVGVGIAMLRHDLYGVDRALVAVVTWTLATAVLLAFYATATGLAGATAGRGSVPVAVTVTVLAVLAFAPLRAWLQRQVDRRLYPRRRAGNAAVDQLHRDVAAGLARPEQLEERLRTALRDPALRVVLDDRDGPGDGVPVELGGAVIGRLVPGPGGPSVEVLRDVAARATTMVEVVRVREELGRALREVEASRARLVQIGYDERRRLERDLHDGAQQRLVALGMSMRLAQRHLADGTVDVPGLFDEAVAEIGTAVAELRQIAHGLRPSALDDGLPAAISRLVRSLPMPIDLAVEDVLLPDDVATTAYFVIAEAVTNAVKHADATRIVLRVARDGGAVTVHVTDDGRGGAVIAPSSAMADRVAALGGRLSVRSPAGRGTTVEVILPCAS